AACGTATGTCTAGTGTCACACTGATTGTACGTCAAACGGTCTGCTGACTTTGAAACCACTCCATCCTAGCAAAACTTGTATCCCCTTGAAGtcagtcactaaatttaacccTCAAGTAGTTGGCTTTGGATGCCATTGGAGTTACTTTATTCTTATCTGCTATGCTGGATTATAGCAGACACATCACTCTTCTGGATACCAATCATATGTACACTGTAGTGCCACCTGAATAAGTCACATTTAGATGTGTGTTATGCAGTTTTTCTAGACTTGAGTTAAATGAGCAGTGTTATGGCTTTGAGAGAAAATCAGAGGATGACCCAGATGTTAGTTTGTAGTGAAATGTTATAGACAAGGTGGCCTGCACAGACAGCAGATGTTGCATTTTCTAACATGGCAAGTTACTGCTCAGCAATCACTGAAATGTGTAATCATATTTTGGTCACATCTGATTGAAATCTATATTAAATGACTTGATACAGTTTCTATGTACAGCCATAATGCTTTGCGAGACCTGATATGGAGCTGTGACAAGAGTTCTGGAATAGTAACTAAATTACATGCCTGTGTGACAGATGTCATAAATTATAAAGCCATCCTATCATGATTGGGTATTGCCCATTGATTTCTACTTAGCAGGGTTTTGTTTGCACTCTAGCAATGGCTGAATCTGACCCAATTAGTGTAAACGATGGTCTTCTCAGTAAAAGACCATAGTAACACAGTACTTcagagaaaaataaagaaattagaCTGTCCCCAGTATAGAAATTCAACtttgccaactttgaaaaacaatAGTATTGTACAAGTGTTTAGGCTGAAACATTACTTTATTCAGTTGCattcaagtttcatgaaattaagAAATGTGAGTAGCTCAGAATAAAGTAAATTTACCAGTCCATCTAACAGGCTCTACAATGACAGCTGTATGCAGATATGAAACTCATACTTTCGTTGTCTTCATAGATTAAAGCTTCTTGTTATCAGTGTTTCAACTCTCTTCCAAACATGTCTGGCAATAGACCTTTtgccggttatcccacaatgcattgcagtgactttatcaaacaccgtatataagctcaaaacagcgaaaacatgctgatttgttttgtacattggattgttatagaagaatgacacaaatttgcaataccaAACAATGCCCCGTGTATAATCTAACCATCAGCGACGAAGATATCAgtcagggtgtaatctgccatagagttctatgagtaacgtacatgtaccctgcgtgtaccctacagctaaaaagttctatgcgtaaCTTACGCTTTGTACAccctggcgcgcactgcatcatggaactgGAAAAAGAACTATATTTAGTTGGATATAAGATGATATTCGACATATGTTGCTGTGCACTGAATCCTGTCCCTTTCTGTGCCATACATTAAATCCTGTCTCTTTCTGGTCAACTTCACAGGCAAAGAAGAAGAAACAGTGCAAGATGGGGGAAGAAACCATAGTAGTTGCTCGGTGGGACTACAAGGCCAACCAAGATGAGGAACTGGATATCAAGAAAAACGAGAGGCTTATCCTGCTTGATGACAGCAAAGCCTGGTGGAATGTTAAGAATCAGGATGGACAGCACGGTTACGTCCCTTCCAACTatgtggaaaaaatgaaaaagggcAAAGGAACTGGCATATTTGACAAATTCGACAAACTTTTAAAGAAATCCAAGCATGAGAAAAAGGGCAGTGACCCAAAGGTTCACCTGGATATGGATCCCAGCCCAGAGGCCAGAGCTGAGAGCCGGCAGCAGGAATCGGAGAGTGATGTTGTGCTGTGTTTCGCATGCGTCAAGTTTGGATATGAGGCGCGCCGCCCTGACGAGCTGGAGCTGGTGAAAGGTGAGCAGGTCGCTGTCATGGAGAAGTCGAGCGATGGCTGGTGGAGGGGAGAGAGCAACGGGCACATGGGTTGGTTTCCTTCAAATTATGTCACAGACAACGCTAGTGATGTGATCCAACCCAATGTGGTGGAAAAGCCATCGGGCGTCTCTCAAAAAATGGAACTCAGAAACAAAGAACCTAATGTGAATATGCCCAGTGATTTCCTGTATGGCGTGGAAGCTATTTACACATTCCAGGCACGGAATGACGAGGAATTACCTTTCGAGGCCGGAGAACATTTGGATATCATCGGCAAACCAGAGAATGACCCAGATTGGTGGAAAGCGAGGAACAGTAGGGGACACGTTGGGCTTGTGCCCAAAACGTATATACATCCGCTGACCGACAGCAAGCCTGTGTACCTAGGAGCAAGCAACGAAGCGCCATCAAGCTCAGCTATGAAGGTGAATCTCACTATAGAAAAAACGGGCCCGTACGCCAACAAAGCTTGGTTTGCAGGGCGGATTACCAGGGATCAGGCCGAAACCATGCTGAGTGAGCATGCCGTAGATGGAGATTTCCTTATACGGGAAAGTGAAACCAACGTAAGTAATACCAATTTCATCAGAGGGAGTTCAATTTCAAAAGTACAGATACCAGACAAAGTCCCATAGGTTGTGCTTGAATTGggatttttgataattttggatcaaattgaCATCACATAtcattggctacagatttttatcaaaattttggcaaaaatcttaaaaaaagtAACTAGggtatatattattttataaagccaacaaaaattgaatttggcactcaaagggttaaagagacAGTGGCAGTTTTCCTCTCAGGGTAAGGGCTATATAATATGAATAACAGAAGACAATCATGAAACTTTTGTGCCTAAGTATTCTAAATAATATCCAGTATTCTCCATAGCCCTCAAGATCAGATGGACGACCAATTTACacaacaatacattatttgcatattcctcTATTGTCTAAATATATTATtttgcttgattatttatatattaataGATTGTTTGAAAACAGGGCTGGCCTACCCCTCAaaatccccttgtggagaaccctggTATCCAAATCAGACACAAATTGTACATTGTTCCGTATATGATACACATTTACACAGAATGCAGAACTCACTGGCTGCACTTAGTGTTTGGAATTGTAACTTCTCCTCCATTCCCCCTTCCTCTCACAAGAATACCTATTGCATGATGGGAATATTCTCAATGATAATGATCATATTGGTTGATTTGCGCATACtcaaacaatgctcattagcATACGTGAATACATTTATTTAGGAAATCGGGCAAGAGATGGGCCGGGAATTTGCTATTAATTGGTGCTTGGTGTCCCGTAAAATGTGTTTTATCTCAGAGAATGCCCACTCAGAGAGAAGCAGGGCTGCTGCTgataaatttgtaatttgcCGTCGTAGAACAAGGAAGAAATATCAGGGAATTTGTGAAACTAACAACCATTTGTCTATACATCATAAACAAGGATCATATTTTATGCATGAATAGTTCCGTTGCACAGATCCTGGTGGGTCAATTAAGTCTTATTTTAGGTGGCTTTATCACTCGGGAAAATTCTATGCTATAGCATTAGCCAAGCATTTATCACAATAATTGGTAAACAAGAAGTAGTTCAAGGCAAAACAGTGCATCAGACAAACCATGTGCGGCCAGATTGTAGACTAGACTCTAGCCAGTCACCTTATTGACTCTGCAAATTGCATAACACCACTGGCCTTCAGatttaaaatttcaagagaGAATTTCATAGCCACAAAACGGCAGGATAGATTCTAGActatgaattttatgaaaagcgtaCATTGGTCCATACCAAGTTGTGATGTGATCGACAGAGCTCCAGGCAGTTTTTTTACATGAAATGGACATTTAGAAGATTGTGACCTTTGAACCAGTTTGACACAACTGTGACTCACCTGTGTTCTCTTTGACCTGAAAAAagcatgcaaattttatgatacCCTTCTTTAAGAGATTTCGAGTTGGTTAAGAAATTTCTACAGATTTCTTTTGAATCAATCTTGTAGCATGAAATGGCATTTGTGAAGTTTTGCGTCAAAGAGGACTTTCTCAGCTCAGTGGCAAATCATTCAGCTTACACTTTACAGGGCACCACAATGAACAGTATGATAGACAACCTATTATATAACATTGTAGTTGTATATGGAATGACTAAAGGTATTTCAAGGAATTCCTACATAAGAGTTTGGAAATATCAAAAGGGAAACAGCAAACTGATGTCTTGTGGTAGGGTTTGATGACAAGCAGTGTTGTGTTTTTGGTTTAACAGCATACAATCACATTCATAGTCAGTGCTTTGTAGACATCCAATAGAGTTGACCCACAAATTCGAGGGAATGCCCATGTATCTGTCATTCATTTCCATCAATGTACAATTTCGCCTCATTTCCAACAGAAGAAATCAACTTTGTCGAGATAAAAATAAGACAGTGCTTATAGAAATAGATGATGAAATTGATTACGCTGCAGATACCCTTGAACAGAACTGaacagaaatttcattttaGCTGTTCAATCTTTACCATAGTCATTGTTACAATGTTAGAAAGAGCAGATGACATCATTATTTAGTGACTTTTCCTAAAACTGATGTGCATCATAATATGATACCAACAACTCACATCAGTGTCTGTTACACACTGCTTCATGGAATTGATAACCCCCCCCCACCCAGTGATTACATAATGATCATATCATTCATTTGTCACAAgatatgtttgtattttgtttgggTAACTTTAACATTTGAGAATCAGTTTTGATAGAAGGTTCAAATGCCCTTGTGCACTTAACTGTTCCAAGATAAGTCATTCTTGACAGGAAAACTAGGTTATTCACTGGCACATGTGTAGGCAGGATATATATTAGTACACATGTGCAATCTCGGAAAAGaacatttaatttaatgttGAATGAAATTCCATCGGTGCTGTGTAGTAGGTTGTGCAGGGGTCATGATAATTGATAAGAAAACTTCACGAATCACGAGTTAGTTTCATTTCTcactttttatttgtttctttgcagCCTGGAGATTTCTCGGTCTCTCTGAAGGCCCCGAACAACGTCAAACACTTCCGTGTCATGGCAGGAAACGACGGCCGCTACACCATCGGCAAGCAGAAGTTTGACACTCTGGATGATCTGGTCGAGCACTACAGTCGGTCGCCAATATGGTCAAGCGATAAGGCCAAAGCCCCCGACAGCGCCACAAAATTGTATCTCAAAAGACCATACAGTCTAGTACTGAATGGAGAAAGTCACTAACAAATTACAAGACcaaaaactgaactgttgtacaaatGTAAGGGTAGCACCTTAGGAGGGTCTGGTACACTtgcgaacagcgccctctataggcCCTCCAGGGCAGGCAGCATTATTGTGTTGCTGATTGACTGTGCACTGTTTGTGAGCACCAAACTTGTTTATTGTAGGATATACAGTTATTTCATAAATCTTTGTATAGTAAAGACACTAAGCTATGAATAAGGCATGGTATAGTAGCTGAGCGTGTTATTGATTTCTCGGACACTTTTGTTCAAGCACTGCTCTCTGCTGTTTATcttattaattttattcataCGTTATTAGGCATGAGCCGTTGATTTCGTGACAAAAAACCTTTGTTGCTGAGTTCAGATGAAACAGCTGCAAACAATATGTGAACTAATAACTAAAGAGAATATAAAAAGACTCATGACTTACAAGCCGTGTTAAAAAAAAGCAGAGAAACTTTTCAAACGATGCTGTGAAATGCGATAACCATGTAGAAAATACCTGGTCAAAGTTTCAAGTGGTAATTAACAGTAAGTTGGGACATTTATATTACTGAGGACAAGGTACCATGCCTTCTATAGAGGGCAGTAATCAACTACTGGCAGCCAAGTAGGGATTCTAAAACTCACTTCCCTCTCACACAACGATACCTGCAGTATATGTCAGTATTTGCAACAGTCTTGTCTAGAAACGACTGACTGTTCACTGAGatatttgtacaaaaaaaaCACTTGCATTCACAACTAGTCTTGTTTCTTATTACTGCCATTCAAGCATTTATAAATACAGCAGGAAACACGTGTGTTCGTGAGATAAGAAGACACAGAAACTCAAATTTGAGGGTGAAGTCTAAACAGCATTTACTTGAAAAGCAGCAAGTGTACACATCAGAGAATCAGTGTAAATTTACGGTCCAAGATCTGATGGGGCAgctttttgagatatttgacattcaagaCATCAATATTGGGTTCAGGGATATCAGTATGACTTTTCCTGTCTTAATGAAAAGATATGTGCCAATGTTTGGCCTCTAAAATTCATTAGctaacaataattttgttcgGGTACTACAGATGTGAGTTGAGTATTCCCAAACTTGGCGTAGAAATGTAAAGGGAGTACATAGGATAAAAATTTCTAGTTGTTGACATTACACTATGGACAGTAATGTAGCAACGGAAAATGGATCCACAAATTTCCTGTCTCCCGAATCTGTTTCCTTGAGCCGGGAGGAAGCCTTGTGGCTGCATTGTGTGAGCTGAGACACTAGCAACGCTGATACTATTATTCCTGGAAAGCAAAACACCTCCATACAGATCACAATGTTGGTCTGGAAGAATTCATAGATTTTGTTTGTGGAATGTATCGCAGTTGTAGGAAAAGAGTGCTGCATGTGAAAAAATGCCTTTTGTTTTTTACTCCAAAATTCTGGAAGAGCTAACCAATAGACATGTATAGAAAGCCCATTGCACCGTGTTTTATTCAAGGTTGATAATAATTGTCTAATTAAcagttttgtaaacaaaatttcttttgtagtTTTCAACCTTTTCTGTATGTTATCCTTTATTTGAAAACTTCAACACTGAACAGACATTGCCATTTTTAGTGCTTTTTTTCTCATTATCATGTCCACTCCTGTTTCTTGTTGATACTGGTGCCACTTTGAACTTGTTCACACCTCATTTGTAAACACTTCCCTTCCTCTTGTCATGTATATTATTGCATTCGAAATCAAACGACCAAGTGCACGGCTGAAAGTCATTGTCTACACTCCGTTTTCTATTTTTTAGATGAGCAGTGCACTATCTCTTTAAAATTCCTGCAGTATTTAGAAAATTCTAACATGGCAAACAGCATAactgtatattgcaaataaaatgtcCCCTTCTATACTTAGCAATGTCTTGAGAAAAGATTTTTGGCTGTTAGTATGAGTACAATCTTGATAAGTTTTACCATGGTATAGTTTTATTATGGTATACCGTTAACTAACCCATTCTAGTATGTCTCACAGGGACTTCGACCGTGTAACaattatttcataaattttatgattactgttcaaataaagtgaaatacaATGGCGGTGTTTTTGACCGACAGAACCGTAACTGTAACATTTTATCTTCTTATGTGGCATTTTTGGTCTAAATGTCAAGGAacttacattttattttcatgcaaGGGAAGACTCAACACTCCCAGCACATAGTTTGTCAAAATGATAAACAATCGTCATAGTTGCAAAGTGAAATTGCAGGCAATTCTTTCCAAATCTGTATGTCAGTTTGTCTAATGAGAGCTTCGGCTTTTTAAACAATCTATcgttaaaatttctcaaatactTTTTACCTGATCATGTGAATGTCACGTACATTTTGATGAATCACAAGACTAAAATAACAGAATTGCAAGAAttctcaaaatgaaaatacattcaTTAGAGGTACAGCTCATGTCAGAGAAGAAtggattttcatcaaaataaaaagcTAAAATCTGTGTAATTTTTGAAGCATGAAATCATCTTGAAGATTCAAAAAAACGACAGAGGGACATCAAAGCAGTGAATGCATCAGATATGTAGTATGTGTTGTACTGTTATATTGAGATGCAAGATGCACACCAGTGTTTTGGCATTTGTACAAAACTGTTGTGAGCAAGTAAAGTAGTTAGACACTAGACAGTCACTGCTCTGCCCTGAGATATGTGGATGGTAACAGCTTTCAAGCCCAGCGCCTATGTAGGATTTAATGCAGCGTTCGCAACCAGACATCGATAACTGTACCTTTCTGCTCAGCCTCATTAGATATGAATATTTATAGCCACAGCAAGTGCTGTGCATAATATTCAATGCAAACCAGGGTGGGATCAAAACAGAAACGGAGTCAGTATCGCCTGAGGACATTCACGGAAAAGACAAGGCGGTTCGATTCAAGTCACATCTATGGTGTGTTTGGTGAGCTGCATACAAAGCTTGCATGTTCATGTAAACACAGCCATGGTTCGCAAAGGCTGACAAAGCATTAGCAAAGccgtgctgaaatatttcaCATCCGTTACATAGAAGGGGCAGCTGTTTGCTTCCTGAAAAACAGACAAAGATGTATAGAAAAATCACACAGACTGCAAAGATATGAAATTCTGTGATACATACGGTCAGGTTATACCAACTATAGCTGCTTTGAGTCACAGGTATTTAAATAAATCCAGAGTATATAAAAATAATTCAgtcaaattatttttgacaaacaGGTGTGCATATATATCTAACCAGTTAGTTGCGTTAGTGATctcatttcagtgaaaatgaaatatctGAAGATTCAGGATAAATCTAAATTGTCCAAAGTTTACCGTTTGTAatcttttgttattttgtccgtttttcaaaaaatctgccGAGAGCAACCTCATGTACAGACAGCCAGCGTTTCTGATTTCACCGACTTTTTATCTCTGTTTACCCAGATATAAGAGTGCCATATGTAAGTACACGCAAAAATGCACCGTTCACGTAGCGAGAGACACGTTTGTGTGCCATCAACAAAGATATTGGTATTACATTAGTTCGTATCACAAGTAGAAGTATTTTTATCTGTCAGTGGAAGTGATCCATCTAGGTTGTGCGAGCACTTTAGTCAGAACCTGTAAAAACACACTTTGTATAGATGATAGCATATGAAAGAATCaagatggaaaaaaaaatcattttattaaTGCTGCAGCAGAAACAACGTGTCTTTTGAACTGTAAATTGTGCACAGAGTTTGTAGATACGTCCATTTTGATACATATGTATGTTTCCTTCACAATCCACTGCGTTATACTGTTCCTTTGAGAGCTAAGTTTTTTTTGCGTTTCAAGGGTACCTGCTCTTAATTTTTCCAATATACAGATTGCAATTTCCCATCATGTAGTTTTTTTTCCGTAGAAAAAACACCCAAGTTTTCACCATCGTGGTCAGAAAtcattcccatgatgcatcattGAGGAGGGCTACAGAGGAATTTCAACATGATCTGGTAGCAGTCTTGATGGAAACCCTGTGAAATTTCATTCAAGGCGCTTTCTCAgaattcccatgatgcatcactCTGCACTATGTAAATCCAGGCTTGCATTTTTTTcttgtaaataataaacaaaggTCAAGACCAAGGTTCAAAGACCACAATGCACCTTCATCATGGTATAATTACGTTTACCAACAGTAAAGACGTAAAATCGAATATAGTATTAGAAATAATTATAATTAGATCATGGTAATGAATGTATGATGTCAAAGTTTTTTCATTCACACTTTGTGAGAATTCCAATGTCTGACCGCTCACAAGAAACTCTTGTCTCTTTTTTTTGCACTGAAATTGTTCGATTTCATGAACTCAATAAAGAATATCACCTCATGAACAGAGCCAAAAATATGTTAATGGTGTTTCAGTCATTTTTTAGCTGTGTCAGATCAGAAGTGTGAGTGCATTGACCTCTATACTCTTCAGAACCCTGCCACCCCTCTCCCCTGTACAATGGGCCAGTCTCACTATTACAATGTGATTGGATTGTACCAAGGCCAGATGCAATGCAGGTGAAAATGCTGTCAAACCAAGCATTTGATGACCATCCAACCAGTCCAGTCGTCAAAGTTTTTAAGAGTTTGAGGCTTTGTTAGTGGGGgacacccacaaaaaaaatAGATGtttgaactgaaaaaaatgttacatgTTTGACGCATTATATATTTTAGTATGGCCTGCTTGGGGATTTCCACGGTGGCATACTGTATCTTTTTATTTACCTCAAGTGTGATCACATTAAACTATGAAAGGGAAAGTGAATTCAAGAATATTCACAAATAAATGATTTAATAATGCCTCTTCCTCTATTTAGAAACAACTGTACAGTTGATCTTGTTTTCTTTCACAGAATCCAGACATGCAGAGTTTTAAGAAAGATTTTGTTTTCAGCTCGTCTCATGAAGATAAAATTGAACAGCATTTCACATAatcaaaaactacaaaaatagTCAAAAGCGTGAGCGTGACCCACTGAAATCTGTGGATGTGCGCTACATTATATGGGTATGCGTGTATATAGATATATGTGATGTTGACATGGCTCTTGCACACATGATCAGTTCACTTTACTCACTGATTCTTGATTGACTTTGTTCTGCTTATAAATTACAATGGAAGTGAGTCTTTCAGTCATTCTTGTAGACAGTGAATAATGAGTGAATTTTAAATTCCCCACACTGCAATGCTATCCCCAGTACATGCTTGGAATAATGCCTGACTAACACGTACCATTATAGATGGTAATAGCATCTGTCTATGCATGTGCTTATTCTAATCAGAAGGTAAAAATATTGTGGGGGTTTCAGTTACCTGACCTACCCTAATTTCTACTTGCCGACCCTAACATTTTAAAGCCATACTAAATGctgaagtgaaaaaaattaaaagacacttgaaatttggtgaaaaatagAAATctatgaaaatttcagtgaGATCTCAGTACTTCTGcgacaaacaaacaatatggcAGTCGGTGATTCCCGTAACGTATTCAGTGAACATAATCATGGAGATGAAGAAATTTTCCACTTTGTGCATGACTTAAGAATtgagaaataataaaatttggcaaaacaaacaaaaatcccAACCTACCTAACCCTAtttttaacaagtcatcgttgatgacacagtccccacttgttaatgggtactttgattacaggtcctcagagaggatagagtcctcttcattaggtctgtgataaaaatacttttgaataaattcgcttgatacatgtctgagctgtagttcaggacatgaaaaaatcgtaataaaatggccacatggcggccttattggatcgtatcacagaacaaatctatgtgcatatgtatgacagacatccagctctatgggtttgctcagaattagatatatgcataattaatgaggtacagtatgaagcatcataaggtcttccatcataccatatatgaagggtgtacaacttgtggttactgagttatggacaaatatgtatatttgaggtcaaaggtcatcgaggtcacatgacattttgtcaaaataattgtattgctaagttatccctatataccaaaaatcagacctctagctctattgactcgctcaaaattagatatgcacataattaatgaggtacaatatgtggcgtcataagctgtcccatcattcTATATATGAAggggtagcacttgtggttactgagttatggacaaatatgtatatttgaggtcaaaggtcaccaaggtcacatgacattttgtcaaaaaattgtattgctaagttatccctatataccaaaaatcagacctctagctctgttgactcgctcaaaattagatatgcacataattaatgaggtacaatatgtggcgtcgtagagtgtcccatcataccatacatgaaggatgtagcacttgtgtttactaagttatggacaaatatgtatatttgaggtcaaaggtcaccgaggtcacatgaaattttgtcaaaggtcaccaaggtcacgcgacattttgtcaaaatatctgagatatctgcgtgaatggatggactcacggatggactcatggacggacatgaccccatctataagccccctggacttcatccgtggggaacaaaaactgtgtcactgcatccgttttgtaatatgaatacgatgagaaactaaatttttatttttcttggccttatacatgggagtctatggactgccttatacatgggagtctatggactgccttatacatgggagtctatggagactgccttatacatgggagtctatggaggtgaaaactaaaaagtcctctaacacggccaaatttgatcgcattgtgaaacaaatcgacgtgcatctgtatggggtagggtactatccttgtgcaaagtttgaaagaaattgacccgggcatctctgagatatctgcgtgaacggacggacgcacagacgcacggacgcacagacgcacgcacgcacggacatgaccaaacctataagtccccccggacggtgtccgtggggactaaaaagcgtGTAATCAAAACAATTATTTCTGTTTGGTCATAGCATAGACTGTTGAGAAATCTTATAATGaatcatgaatgaaaaaatcatcacgcTAATCAACACTCAGTTAAGCTTATCACCTCCAAATTTCAGCTGCCTTGTTCAAATTTTtgtaatcaaacagaaaaaaatctacttttttgacacaaaattgGAAGGAATAAGACTGAATAAAGGATATCCAATcagtttcaatgaaaaatgttattcttttggaatatcatcaatattttgaattttttttccacaaGTTCCAATACCATTCCATTGGTTAAACACTATCTGCTCTCTTAAACAA
Above is a window of Ptychodera flava strain L36383 chromosome 19, AS_Pfla_20210202, whole genome shotgun sequence DNA encoding:
- the LOC139118823 gene encoding cytoplasmic protein NCK2-like isoform X3 → MGEETIVVARWDYKANQDEELDIKKNERLILLDDSKAWWNVKNQDGQHGYVPSNYVEKMKKGKGTGIFDKFDKLLKKSKHEKKGSDPKVHLDMDPSPEARAESRQQESESDVVLCFACVKFGYEARRPDELELVKGEQVAVMEKSSDGWWRGESNGHMGWFPSNYVTDNASDVIQPNVVEKPSGVSQKMELRNKEPNVNMPSDFLYGVEAIYTFQARNDEELPFEAGEHLDIIGKPENDPDWWKARNSRGHVGLVPKTYIHPLTDSKPVYLGASNEAPSSSAMKVNLTIEKTGPYANKAWFAGRITRDQAETMLSEHAVDGDFLIRESETNPGDFSVSLKAPNNVKHFRVMAGNDGRYTIGKQKFDTLDDLVEHYSRSPIWSSDKAKAPDSATKLYLKRPYSLVLNGESH
- the LOC139118823 gene encoding cytoplasmic protein NCK2-like isoform X1, with translation MSFSSVQWIDTDVSAKKKKQCKMGEETIVVARWDYKANQDEELDIKKNERLILLDDSKAWWNVKNQDGQHGYVPSNYVEKMKKGKGTGIFDKFDKLLKKSKHEKKGSDPKVHLDMDPSPEARAESRQQESESDVVLCFACVKFGYEARRPDELELVKGEQVAVMEKSSDGWWRGESNGHMGWFPSNYVTDNASDVIQPNVVEKPSGVSQKMELRNKEPNVNMPSDFLYGVEAIYTFQARNDEELPFEAGEHLDIIGKPENDPDWWKARNSRGHVGLVPKTYIHPLTDSKPVYLGASNEAPSSSAMKVNLTIEKTGPYANKAWFAGRITRDQAETMLSEHAVDGDFLIRESETNPGDFSVSLKAPNNVKHFRVMAGNDGRYTIGKQKFDTLDDLVEHYSRSPIWSSDKAKAPDSATKLYLKRPYSLVLNGESH
- the LOC139118823 gene encoding cytoplasmic protein NCK2-like isoform X2, whose product is MSFSSVQWIDTDAKKKKQCKMGEETIVVARWDYKANQDEELDIKKNERLILLDDSKAWWNVKNQDGQHGYVPSNYVEKMKKGKGTGIFDKFDKLLKKSKHEKKGSDPKVHLDMDPSPEARAESRQQESESDVVLCFACVKFGYEARRPDELELVKGEQVAVMEKSSDGWWRGESNGHMGWFPSNYVTDNASDVIQPNVVEKPSGVSQKMELRNKEPNVNMPSDFLYGVEAIYTFQARNDEELPFEAGEHLDIIGKPENDPDWWKARNSRGHVGLVPKTYIHPLTDSKPVYLGASNEAPSSSAMKVNLTIEKTGPYANKAWFAGRITRDQAETMLSEHAVDGDFLIRESETNPGDFSVSLKAPNNVKHFRVMAGNDGRYTIGKQKFDTLDDLVEHYSRSPIWSSDKAKAPDSATKLYLKRPYSLVLNGESH